CACAAACCTATAATTAAGCCTCCTGTAGATAAACGATTAGCTTAAAAAACAGCTTACCTTGGCAGCGTGCCCTATCCATATTGCTGTTTTAGTGCACATCCGGATAGGTAGCAACATTTCTTAACTTACCTAAAAGAGTTTTGCAGCGTTTTTATATCCTCCCACCTAATAAAAAGCTTACACCAGGCAATTCCTACAAATCTTAAAATCTCTTTCAAAAGATTGCTAATCAACCTTGATGGAGCACCAAGCAAGCTGCTCAAGCTCAGCAGGGAGATCAATAAGTGGGTTCTCTTGCAAGTTAAGCTCCTCTAATTCAGCAAGCTGCCCAATTGCGGCAGGTAAAGTTGTTAACTGATTATGGTGCAAGTCTAGTCGTTTCAAAAAAGGCAATCCGCCAATTTCTGCAGGCACAGAAGTAATCTGATTGTATTGTAAATCAAGGCGTTGCAACTGCGACAGCTGTCCAATCTCGACAGGAATAGTAGTGAGCTGGTTTTGGCGCAAATCGAGACCATGCAACCTAGACAATTTGCCAATTTCAGCTGGAATGGTGAGTAGATGGTTTTGCTGTAAGTTAAGTTCCCATAGCCAAGAAAGTTGACCAACTTCCGGAAAAAGAGCCATGAGATGATTGTGCTGCAAATCAAGGAAGTTTAGCTCTGTCAGCTGCTTGATTTCAGATGGAAGAGTGGTTAATCGGTTTTGCTGCAAATTTAGCTCTTTTAGTTGGGATAGCTGCCCAATCTCAGCAGGAAGAGCAGCTAGCATGTTTTGCTGCAAGTTAAGTCTTTGCAGCTGAGATAGCTGCCCGATTTGAGTAGGAATAGCGATTAGCCGGTTTTGCTGCAAATTTAGCTCTTTTAGCTGGGATAGCTGCCCAACCTCAGCAGGAAGAGCAGCTAGCATGTTTTGTTGCAAGTTAAGTCTCTGCAGCTGAGATAGCTGCCCGATTTCTGTAGGAATAGCGATTAGCCGGTTTTGTGGCAAGTCCAGCCATATGAGCTGGGAGAGCTGGCCGATTTCAGCGGAAACATACTTTAGCTCGTTTTTTTGCAAATTAAGCCACTCTAAATTAAGGAGTTTTCCAATTCCAGGCGGGAGAATGGTTAGCTGGTTTTGCTGCAGGAAAAGTAGGCGTAGTTGGTAAAGGCACTGCATTTCAGACGGAACAGTTGTTAGCAGATTTTGATGCACATCAAGATTTTCCAACCGAGAGAGCCGTCCTATTTCTATCGGAAGAGAGGTTAATTTATTTTGACTTAAGGTAAGTATCCTCAGCCGAGCTAGCTGCCCGATTTCTACAGGAAGAGACTTAAGCTGATTGTTGCTTAGAGAAAAACGTTGGAGATTAGAGAGCTACCCTATTTTTACAGGAAGCACGGTTAGCTGATTGTTGCTTAAGGAAAGATCTTGCAGCTGAGAGAGCTGCCCGATTTCTACAGGAAGCGCGGTTAGCTGATTGCTGCTTAGATAAAGATTTTGGAGGTTAGAGAGCTGCCCTATTTCTGGTGGCAGGCTCGTAAGAGAGTTTTGCTGCAAGTCAAGTGTTTTCAGGTTAACTAGCTGTCCAATTTCGGCAGGCAGGAAAGTTAAATTTATTTTCTTTGTAATAAATCCTCTCCTCTTAAAACTTAGATAAGTAACATTTTTTCCATGCTCTTTTAGCCAATCTTTAAAAAGTGCCCCCTTTCTCTTTAAAGGGAGCATTTTAATCTTTTCTTGATCTAAATATTCTCTCCCTCCACGCAGCTCCTCCCACAATAGAAGACGGCTAATATTGAGGAGATAGGAAGCATATGTCAAAAAGTCGAAGACATCGTTTTTTTTATTTTCTCCTTTAAATTCTAAAGGAGAGAGAGATTCAACCCAGGTTAAAACTTGTTTAAAGATGTGCTTCAATTTTGCTTCCACTGAAAGGTTAAAGTCGATTTTATAGATTTGATCTAAACTGTACGCGTGCTCAGCCGAATTACCCTCTTCATAAGGAAAATGTAAATTGATGATTTCTTTATAAAGAGAGTTCATACCTTCCAAAGAAAGAGCTGGAGCGCTGCTAACCGATAAAATAGACAAAGGAGAGTCAGAGATAAAATAAGATCGTTGATGGATTTGCTGCAGCTTCTCCAGGGTAAATTGCCTCACCTTTTTATTTTCACCTAATAGATTCTTTGTCCATTGATAGCTTATCTTTTCATCCTCCGTCAGCTCTTCGCCTTCCTGCCTAATTAGCTCTTCCACTTGTTTCTCAAGCATTTTCTTTAAAGCCGGATTGATTTGAATTTGAGGTTCTTCTAGAAGGTTAAATAAGAGTTCTATATAGCCTTCTTTAAAAGAGTCCGCAGAGCAGAGCATTTTTTCTTTACCTTTCTCGCGACAAAGGGAAGGGAGCTTTGAAGAGGAAGAAGATTTTTCTGAGCGTTTAAGGCAAAACTCTAGATAAGCTTGGGCTTTCTCATAAGTAGGACTTAATCGCAGAGATTGCAATAAAGCTTCTACAGCTGCTTCATGATTTCCTTTTTCGGCGTATTGCTTAGCCCTTAGAAAATGCTTTACAGCTTCTTCAATAGGATCATGTTTAAATTCTTCTAAAGGATGCGACTCAGCAGCCTCAGCTAGCTGCCTGATCGTATAGTTGGGTGCATGCCTTTCAATAACCTTTCTATCTAGAGGACAAAGTTTATTGCGCGCTAAGCATTGAATGACGGTATCTTTGTTAAAGGTATGGCCACACGGAAATAAAGTAACCGCCTGAGTCATCAATTCTCCTGATATAACGTCTTCTATATTTTCTGAAACTGTGCTTCTAAAGTCTGTCTGCTGCCTAGGAATAGGATCTGAGAGTATCATATAAGCTCCTTAAATTTTATCGTCAGTTAGCCTATCGCGCGCTGGATATATAATTTTTACAATTGCCTTATCTCTCTCATTTAAGATAAGTTAAATGTTTACATTAGTTGAAGCAATGTTTTATTTTGAGCGTTTTATTAATTTGATAAGCATGTGAAACGGTCACGCTGTTCTACCCCCCCTGGCCGCTTACTGTGCTTATACGTTTTTGAGCTATTCCTTATACAACCTCATACTCAATAAAACCATTTCATCAGCAAAGTCAAAGCAAAGAAAATGTTTTACTTAATGAAAACCAAAAGATATCTGCTCTAACTCCCTATGCCCACCTCAGGTCAAATGAAAAATTTTCTACAATAGAAGAGAGGTTATTGCTCACACACTCAGAGGAGGATTCTTTATTTAGTTTTGAAGTAGATAAGGTTAGGCCATCTATTAACTTGCTCGCTATTCCATAAAAACATCTACAAGCTTGCTAGTAATGACTATAATGCTAAGTAAGAAAACCGCTTCAAGGAATTTTACATCCTCGAAGCTAAAAAATTTTAGATTTGCTGGTAGATAGGAAAAGCATCTATTTTCTTCACCACGAAGTTCTAATGGATTATTTAGTTACTCAACAACGAACCACAGCATTTGGAAAAAGCATCTTGATCTTAGCAGGAACACCGGTTAGCCGGTTTTGTTGCAAGTAAATCCAACCCAGCTGAGATAGCTGTTTCATCTCGATAGGGAGAACTGTTAGCCGATTTTGTTGCAAGTCAAGGCCTCGCAGGCAAGATAGCTGCCCAATTTCGGCAGGAAGAGAGTCTAGCTGGTTCCAACTTAAATCAAGCTGTTCCAGCTTAGATAGCTGCCCAATTTCAGCAGGTAGAGCCTTAAGTTGGTTTTGCTGTAAATTAAGCCATGTCAGCTGAGATAGGAGCCCAATTTCAGCAGGAAGGACCTTAAGGTGGTTTTGCTTCAATCCCAGCATTTGCAGCTCAGAGAGTTGCCCAATTTCAGCAGGAAGAGCCGTAAGGTGGTTTTGCTCCAATCGCAGTATTTGCAGCTTAGAGAGCTGCCCTATGGAAGCAGGCAGAGTTGTTAGATGGTTCTGCTCCAAACGAAGATGTTTCAATTGAGACAGTTGCCAGGCTTCAACAGGTAGAGCCGTTAGTTGATTTTTCCCCACGTTAAGCACCGCTAGCTTGGAAAGCTGCCCGATTTCTGGGGGTAGAGTTGTAAGGCGGTTTTGTTCTAACTCCAGGTCCCATAAGTTAGAAAGCTGCCCAATTTCCGGGGGAAGAGAGCTTAGATAGTTTTGGCGTAAGAAAAGCTGCTTTAATTGAGATAGCTGCCAGATCTCGGCAGGAACAACTGTTAGCTGGTTTTGCTGCAAATCAAGAGCTTCTAGCTTGGAAAGCTGCCTAATTTCGGCAGGCATGGTTGTGAAACGATTTTGCTGCAAATTAAGCCATGTCAGCTCAGAGAGCTGCCCGATTTCTGCTGGGAGAGTCGTGAGATGGTTTTGCTGCAAATCCAAGGTTTCTAGCTTAGAAAGCTGCCCAATTTCAGGGAGAAGCACTGTTAGATGATTATGGTCTAGGCTGAGCTCTTGCAAATTAGAGAGCCGCCCAATCTCCGCAGGAACGGTAGTGAGTTGATTGTCGCCTAAGAAAAGCCGTTGCAGCTGAGAGAGCTGCCCAATTTCTGCAGGCAAAAAAGTTAAAGTTACGCCTAGATTACGGATCCTACGGATAAAGTCTCTTCCAACGAGACGAACATTGATCGCATCTTTTCCATGTTCTTTTAGGAGCTCTTCTAAAAGCTCTCCTTTTTTCTTTAAAGGCAATGCTTTAATTTTTTCTTCACTTAAATAATCTCTACCCTTGGGTAGATCTTCCCAGAGTAAAAAGCGATTAATATGGAGATGATAAGAAACATAGGTCGAAATGTTGAAAGCTTCATTGTCTTTATTTTCTCTTTCGAAGTCTATAGGGGAAAGAGATTTAGCCCAGGTTAAAACTTGCTCAAAAATGTGTCTCACCTTTGCTGCTACAGAGAGATCGGGCTTAATTTTATACACTTGATCCAAAATGCGAGCGCATTCGTTGAGATTTTTATTTTGATGAGGAAAATGGAAATCTATTATTTTTCTGTACAGAATACCTGTAGGCTCTGGAGAAAGAGCTTGAGCGGTAACAGGTGAAGGTGGAGGAGTCGCTGTAGGAGTTAAAGAAGATTGTGGATGAATTTGCTGCAGCTTTTCCAGGGCAAAATGCCTTACCTTTTTATTTTCACCTAATAGATTCTTTGTCCATTGATAGCTTATCTTTTCATCTTCCGTCAGCTCTTCGCCTTCCTGCCTAATTAGCTCTTCCACTTGTTTCTCAAGCATTTTCTTTAAAGCCGGATTGATTTGAATTTGAGGTTCTTCTAGAAGGTTAAATAAGAGTTCTATGTAGCCTTCTTTAAAGAGGCCTGCAGAGGAGTGTACTTTTTCTTTGCCTT
This genomic stretch from Neochlamydia sp. AcF84 harbors:
- a CDS encoding leucine-rich repeat domain-containing protein → MALFPEVGQLSWLWELNLQQNHLLTIPAEIGKLSRLHGLDLRQNQLTTIPVEIGQLSQLQRLDLQYNQITSVPAEIGGLPFLKRLDLHHNQLTTLPAAIGQLAELEELNLQENPLIDLPAELEQLAWCSIKVD
- a CDS encoding leucine-rich repeat domain-containing protein; this encodes MILSDPIPRQQTDFRSTVSENIEDVISGELMTQAVTLFPCGHTFNKDTVIQCLARNKLCPLDRKVIERHAPNYTIRQLAEAAESHPLEEFKHDPIEEAVKHFLRAKQYAEKGNHEAAVEALLQSLRLSPTYEKAQAYLEFCLKRSEKSSSSSKLPSLCREKGKEKMLCSADSFKEGYIELLFNLLEEPQIQINPALKKMLEKQVEELIRQEGEELTEDEKISYQWTKNLLGENKKVRQFTLEKLQQIHQRSYFISDSPLSILSVSSAPALSLEGMNSLYKEIINLHFPYEEGNSAEHAYSLDQIYKIDFNLSVEAKLKHIFKQVLTWVESLSPLEFKGENKKNDVFDFLTYASYLLNISRLLLWEELRGGREYLDQEKIKMLPLKRKGALFKDWLKEHGKNVTYLSFKRRGFITKKINLTFLPAEIGQLVNLKTLDLQQNSLTSLPPEIGQLSNLQNLYLSSNQLTALPVEIGQLSQLQDLSLSNNQLTVLPVKIG